The DNA sequence GggattgctttttttttttttatttgttcgaTTCATTTTTGTTTGAGTTTATGCAAATCCATGTTATAGATGCTAACAAGGATATAGAGCAGAAAAGCTCATTGATGCGTTCAAACAACGTGTGCCCACTCACGAATGGTTCAGTTTTactgttttctttttgtgtaaTGAAATGTGAAATGCAAGTGAAAGAGTTACCTTTCCTTGATGCATAGAATTCACTTTTGGTTGAAATTCGGGTTTGAAGTTTCGTGTATCAACAACTTCGAGAATTTGATTTCTGAAAGATGCTGTCTCTTTTCATATTCTGTTTTTGCTTTTAATTAGTGAAGTGATCCCCTGTTTTGATTTGCTTCCTGGTTTCAAAAGTTTGtatagaaaataatgaatacTTCTTGTTGTTagctattttttttagtattttcggtataaaattttaaagctGCAAACAGATTAAAGCTAAGACAAGATGATACTTTTATATCTAAACACGAAATAGTGTGTTTTCTCAAGCTATATAGCTCCTAAAGCAGTTCTTGATATTGTATTGATGGGACATTTTAGTCCGCGAGACTTTAAAATTATGATTGTTCACGACTTTGgaaaatgtcatttttgttgatctttttcttatttttactttgttattCACTGTCTTTTTGTATCAAAAAAGACTAGAGTAAATGACGCTCTTGTAAAAGCTTGGATTGACGAATGGTTTATAAAATCTCAGGGACTATAATGACTTACCCATACAATATTAAGGAGTGATTTGTTGGTACAATATAACATAATGTCTCAACCAATATGAAATTATTGAGACCATTTTGCATTTCTGATGTGGGGAATAATATTCTGAACAAGTATATTCTTGTATTTCACAATTTGATTTGTGTCATCTTgtaatattgattaatttttagttaatcAGAGTAGGGGAAGAATACGTGAAAGTACAGTAACTGacgaaaaaaattgaataattacgGAACTAAATCACTATGTTctggtttttatattttaaaaactgaaGATGATATGTTTTTtgagaacaattttcaaaaacaGCTCTTATCAGTGTTTATTgtaaacaaaacattttttaGTGCTCggaacaattttttatttcaggtCCACTAACTTGTAATTGTAATTATATTTCGCTTCAATTTGAGTTCACCATAAAACTTGGAAATACCATTTTGATGAATTCTCTTTAAACCAACTtgcaattttataaattcaatttggGCATGAAACTAGCTCCTTCTGATGTTCGAATTTCGTAAACCGTTGTCACCATCAATTTCAACCATGTGCAACCAGAAAAAAGTATGaggataatattatattttttagaagaTAAAGTTCTACCGACTAGGTTAGATGAGACCACCTTTCTCATGTTATTCTTCTCCTGCGATGAACAGAGGCTCACCTTTGAACAAAACTGTAGTGTAGATGTCTATCTTAGGCATGGATTGCTTTGAGAAAAGTTTGTGGTGatttattgtattttgtttctctcttcaaaatataaattccTGTTTATCCattgttaattttgaaaatttttttcttgGTCGTTCCTTGACATGGACACTATTGAATGCCTCGTTTTTGTTGCATTTAGGGAAATGCTTCAAAAGGGTTCAACCCAGGATTAATTGTTCTCCTGCTCGTTGGTGGGTTGGTGTTGATATTCTTGGTTGGAAATTTTGTACTCTATAGCTATGCACAGAAGACCCTCcctccaagaaaaaaaaagccagtttcaaagaagaagatgaagaaggagAGACTGAAACAGGGCGTCTCTGCACCTGGAGAGTAGACTTTTTCCCCTCTTTATATTCTGCGTTGTTAAAATACTCTTCAAGAAAAAATTTCGTTGAGTTCTCTGGAGTTATGTTAGTGTTTATATTTGCCCTGTGTTCTACTGACTGAAATCTTGACGGCATAAATTTAGTACTTTATTAAAATCTTTGGGTCAAATAGTTCCGTCCTTAACTCGTCATTTACCCTGCCCTCGGATTATTGAAAATCTTTGAGAGGTTAATTCTCCCTGGTAACAGTTAATTATTAGAAGCAGCGTagagcaattttttttttttttttaattaagaatatgGTAAATCCAGGATATGTTAATGgaaattatatattgatatactTGGACAATGTTATTGTTTTGgttcaaattaaagattatcAAGTGAGACAGTTTAAGTATTTATGAATTTGGACTTTCTACATATAGCTGGATGGTGGCAGGTACAATAAAAGCTATGCCTCTTTAGATCTTGTAAGAAAGGATGTAGAGAAAATctgattttattgttttttttttctgataaattatttaatttatataaataaaattatctttttaatatctTTCAGATTctgagaaatatattttatttatctattaccATATATCTGTCTCATACTGATTTTATGGcaataacattttttacaaaagaCTTGAGACATAAACCAAACTACCAAACTTCGCCTTGACTTCCACCGTAAGGGATTTTAACCTCTATTTGGTTGTGTTTGGACAATGTCTTATATGACCACAAATCACCAAGGTTGGTATGTGGGCATTTTCTCTAAATTATAATGCTACGTAGTTCTTTGAGCCTTGAGTTGATTTAGGTACGAAGGTTTAGGTGTCTTCGGAACTTGTTCACATCATCATAGTATGACATTGATTAATGGGTGAGCAATATATGCGGATCTGACCGTACCTAACCAAACCGAAGGAGAAAATACAAGatgagtagggatgtcaaaaacaTTCGTATTTGCGGGTATCCgcaaataaaattcataacgggtaggaaatgaatattataaatggaTATCCGTGAATAATGGGAATgagtatttttaatatccgCATGTTAACGGAGCGGGTACATGTATCATAGTAtcgtatccgtggatacccgtacctgttatactctaatttaaattaaaaaaaaaacatgattaaaatattaacatattgattttgaattatttatttttttatctattagtttaaaaaaattatttctttgtatgggttatttggactttgtttaaaatttatgaatgctatgattttattttatttgaatttacaattaaaatgtgttaaatatttatttttatttttttgtaaatatctatggatacccgtggatatccgcaTAACGAATATCTGACGAATATGAGTACAAGTAcgtgacaaatatttatccagtgggtagggtacggggaagCTACTACCTGTACCCTACCCACCCCGTTTACATTCCTAAAGATGAGTTGGTTTAGTATGGATATagattaaactaaataaattaaaatggatAAAACGAGTTTAAATGGTTAGATATGGATCAGAGAAAATATATCCACAAAAACCCGACCCGTCGATATAAGAATGAAAAGTCTATATAACAATAAACCTTAGCTTCCTTGCgtatcttttcctttttctatttcttctcaTACACTTCGTGGGCTGCTAGTGAGGAGGTGTTGGTGTTTTTGATTCGCGTTGGTGCTTATGCTTCGTAGAAGCCTAATGGTGCGTCACTAACAATATTCCAGTGTGATAGAGGCTTTAGTCTGCGTGGTGAGGTAGGTGACGACGAAGCTCGCAAATCACATTTATGTTTCTGATTGGTTGTACACGTGAAGCTTGCGATCTATTTCGACAATCTAATTTGATGATGAAGCTTGCATTCTGGTTGGTTATGGTCGTGTTGTTCGTGTAAATCTGGTTGGCTGTGGCGGTGTTATGCGCGTAAATCTggttggttgtggtggtggctGTGTGCGCAGATTTGGTTGGTTTTGGCAGTGACTGTACGTGCAGATCTTGTTGGGTATGGTAGCGGTTGTGCATGCACATCTGGTTGGCTATGGCAATGACTATTCGTGCATATTTGGTTGGCTGTGATGGTGGCTGAGCTCAGATATATGCTTGGCTATGGCCGTGGTTGTGCAGGGAGTGTAAGaccttgaaaaattaaataattaaataaataattacttaataaatgcgagtagtggGAACCTTTATGATATTTAATGCCAGGGTTTATGATGTGGAATAATACTAGCTCAAATGATTGAGGGTACTTGGTTAttatgaaaggacttgggttcgagtcctgtgtatgctaattgtgtgttaatttaattcttatatatatatatatatatatatatatatatgatgcgTGATGCGTGAATATGATGCCTTTGCATAATCAAATTCTCTCGGTGTTTgcgtttttggaaaatttccaagAACCGCCTAGCGATTTTGAAGGCCAATTCTGGGTTTTTGAGATGAACCACCTGGCGACAAGGGTGAGTACGCCAGGCGCGAGCCTTGATTCTTTTTCTGCATTCTTATGGATCTTGTGATTGTTTGGATTTTCTAGAAATGTTTCTATGCACGTTTTGAATTCATCAATATTGTGAAATTATGATTATTACTATTTGAGTATTAGTCTTGGTGATTGAATGGGAATCATCCCTATGAGGGGATCTTGTTGGGGTTCGGGGGTTGAATTATTGGTTTGATCTCTATAGTGTAATCAGGATGAAATTGATATTATATGATTTTACTGAAAGTAAATGCAAAAGTGTAAACTAATTTAGTGTGGTTTCATGTACTTAATTGATTGAAATGTGAATTGGGGGTTTTGGGTTTCCACTGGTGTGAGAAAATTTTTGGATCTTTTCCCAGAATATGATGTGACGTTCTGTAGTAAAAGGGTAAGTGAAAATCTTACAaatgataattatgttaaaatcaaTTAGTGGGTATAAGAGGGGTAAAAATATGGTTGGAAGTTAAACCATGGGTTAAATGTAGCACATTTAAATTGAGAATAGTTTTGGGAAATAATGTTTCGTAAATGAGTCTATTGTGTATGCTTGAGGCATTTAGAATGTTATCACATCAGGATTGAGATTTAGATCGGTTGTTGTAATTGGATTCATATTAGAATGTGGTTATTGGTAAATTTAAGAGTTGGCATGATGGTAAATGGATATGCATTTATGAACTTATATTATTGTATTGCATAATGTCTTAGTAGTTACTCTGATGCATATCTCTAAGACATTGAGGAGATAAAACTGTTTTGGATGCTAAACCAATAGCAGGCATGTTACTGGTATaacgcctggcggcacgggaaAAGCCGCTGGGCGATAAAAGGATTATAGAGGTCCCTGGAGTGAGGGGCACCTGGTGGCAAGTagtgacccgccaggcgataaccGTGAAACATGGATTCTGGAATATGTCTGGTGCCTAACGATGAGAGGATTCCGCTAGGAGGTCTGCGCAGGAATGTCGCCTGGCGACGCTTAGGCAGCACCAGGCAATAATGATAGAAGTAGTGTGCTTTTCTTGATTGCATGTGGTATGTTGTAATATGGGACTTGGACCAGGAGATGCTTGATTGGGTCATGAGCAAGTAGGTTCATGGTTGGTGTtgaacacgtgataatatgagcggggaggttcgtattaTGATGTtgtcgtgtgaggatacgagcggggaggttcataactcttggatcacgtgtgttggactacagaCGGGGAGGTCTGTAGAGTTGaaatacgagcggggaggttcgtagaggcatgaccacgagcgggcaggttcgtggaagcatgtaTATCCTGGATCCATGGTCAAGTATTGGTATGGTGTGCTTGGAATAGTAGTTTCAGGTAAATAATGAGACTTAGAGTTTTACATGAATTGGGGCTTGTTGCTTTGGATGTGCATGGTCTACGAGGCTTTAGGTGATACCTTAAGGAGGGCATTTGTtatggcattccttgagttgtgactcagaataatatcccttgagttgtggctcaggatagagGGTATACAtatggcattccttgagttgtggctcaaaatgacattccttgagttgtggctcagaatgacatcccttgagttgtggatCGAGATGATGGATGGAAACGAgaattccttgagttgtggctcagattGGTTAGTGTTGCTAGTGtaagtgtgcgagttgtggctcgtacggatgggtccatGAAGATTGACCTCTTCGGCGTTAGccaacgagtttggtagtcttgggacaaatacgaactatggttcgtattgggaactccacctggcgttacggagtATGGTCCGTAGTAGGTTTCCTGCACGTGTTCTATAAGTTGTGGGTTGTAGGTGGAGGTAACAAAGGGTATCTTGAGGTTATCATCTAAATATgtagaacatggataacatggtggtggccatgtggtatgaaatcaaaggataaaGTTTCTTTGATGAGTGTATGTTTATACATTTGagttgtatatatatatatatatatatatatctttatactgttggctcaccctatctgcttgtgtttgacgatgcTCGTATGATGCGTTACAcaggagcaaatgatgttgcaaCTAGTACTGGTCAGGCATAGACCAGAGCAAGGTAGCATGGGATTTTATGATTTCCACTTATTGTAGTTATGTtgtaatttagtttaaaaaaaacagTTTTGAACATGTAAGACTTGGagtttaattttacaattactGCAAATGACGATTGctataaaccctaaaccctaaacagtTTGAATACAATTACTGCAAATGACGATTGCTATACAGTTTTAATTTTCTAGTGTTTTAGGGAAAGACGTTATAATAAATGTAGtttgaatttctattttattttatttatttaaaattagtaactTCCGATCGAGATGTTACAAGGAGAGGATGTATTTGGATAACCCATCATCCATTTGTAGTTAACCTCATTCGAAGGTACTCGAATCTGACTATCCCGAATGATAAAACGGTCGGCCATGGTtttgaaacattaaattttagatTGTACTAAATTAGTCGTGTTAGGCCCAAATCTTGCCCTATAGgtattgaaatggttgaaatgccaagaagggggggggttgaattggctagttaaaaaatattgtgaCTTTTAAAagcctaaaacaattttcaattgaatcaaatcaac is a window from the Vigna unguiculata cultivar IT97K-499-35 chromosome 7, ASM411807v1, whole genome shotgun sequence genome containing:
- the LOC114190203 gene encoding DNA-binding protein S1FA-like, which produces MADDFEFADKVPPSFDSVGNASKGFNPGLIVLLLVGGLVLIFLVGNFVLYSYAQKTLPPRKKKPVSKKKMKKERLKQGVSAPGE